From Leptospira venezuelensis, a single genomic window includes:
- a CDS encoding sulfate ABC transporter substrate-binding protein — MKAKSDHSILRSITKGIGALALTAIFSLSAYANDTLLNVSFDPTRELYEEINKKFIESWKKKSGKDLTIQQSHGGSGKQARAVIDGLEADVVTLALAYDIDSIVTNGGSVSKDWEKAFPNHSTPYYSTIVFLVRKGNPKAIKDWDDVVKPGIGVITPNPKTSGGARWNYLAAWGFAKKKYKTEEKAIEFVKNLYKNTSVLDTGARGSTTTFVQRGIGDVLLAWENEAELALSESRKANGGTAQFEVVYPSTSILAETPVAIVEKVATKKGTTEIAKAYLDFLYTKDGQEIIAKHFFRPNDAAILKANVAKFPKLQLFDVRSIEGSWAAAHKKHFADGGLFDSIYGEAKK; from the coding sequence ATGAAAGCAAAATCTGATCATTCTATACTACGATCAATTACCAAAGGAATCGGCGCTCTGGCTTTAACCGCTATCTTCTCCTTATCCGCATATGCGAACGATACCCTATTAAACGTTTCTTTCGACCCAACCAGGGAGCTTTACGAAGAAATTAATAAGAAGTTCATTGAGTCTTGGAAGAAGAAGTCTGGCAAAGACCTTACCATCCAACAATCCCATGGCGGATCCGGAAAACAAGCGAGAGCCGTAATCGATGGATTAGAAGCCGATGTAGTAACTCTGGCACTTGCTTATGATATCGATAGCATCGTTACAAACGGTGGATCCGTTTCCAAAGATTGGGAGAAAGCTTTCCCGAACCATTCTACTCCATACTACTCTACTATCGTATTCTTAGTTAGAAAAGGAAATCCTAAAGCGATCAAAGATTGGGACGATGTTGTAAAACCAGGAATTGGAGTAATTACACCAAACCCTAAAACTTCAGGCGGGGCTCGTTGGAATTATTTAGCAGCTTGGGGATTTGCGAAGAAAAAATACAAAACGGAAGAAAAGGCGATCGAGTTCGTGAAAAACCTCTACAAGAACACTTCCGTTCTGGACACGGGTGCCAGAGGATCTACGACGACATTCGTTCAAAGAGGAATCGGTGATGTTCTTCTTGCTTGGGAAAATGAAGCAGAACTTGCTCTATCCGAGTCTAGAAAAGCAAATGGTGGAACAGCTCAATTTGAAGTGGTTTATCCAAGCACAAGTATCCTTGCAGAAACTCCTGTAGCTATCGTTGAAAAAGTTGCTACTAAAAAAGGAACCACTGAAATAGCAAAAGCTTACTTGGATTTCTTATACACTAAAGATGGCCAAGAAATCATCGCGAAACATTTCTTCCGCCCGAATGATGCAGCAATTCTAAAAGCGAATGTTGCTAAATTCCCTAAACTTCAATTATTCGATGTAAGAAGTATTGAAGGTTCTTGGGCGGCAGCTCACAAAAAACATTTCGCTGATGGTGGTCTTTTCGACTCCATCTATGGCGAAGCTAAAAAGTAA
- the cysT gene encoding sulfate ABC transporter permease subunit CysT, translated as MKLIFRPYSKTSFGLSLGLTVFYLSLLVIIPLSALFFKSATLGVSGLWEVFSEDRIQQALYLSFGAGGVAAIINLFVGFLFAWVLVRYNFPGKKILDSLVDLPFTLPTAVAGIALTTIYAPNGFIGKYLTPYGIKIAYTPIGIVIALVFIGFPFVVRTVQPILEDLPKELEESAYCLGASRFQTFTKVILPELIPSLLAGTSMAFARGIGEYGSVVFISGNLPGKTEILPLLIVTKLEQYEYAKATGIAVLMLVLSFTIMFGINYLQNRASRRLG; from the coding sequence TTGAAACTAATTTTTCGTCCTTATTCTAAAACAAGCTTTGGCCTCTCTTTAGGACTCACAGTCTTCTACCTTAGCCTTCTAGTCATCATTCCATTATCTGCATTATTTTTTAAATCTGCGACCTTAGGAGTTTCAGGACTTTGGGAAGTTTTTTCAGAAGATCGGATCCAGCAAGCTTTGTATTTAAGTTTTGGAGCTGGCGGAGTTGCAGCCATAATCAATCTATTTGTGGGATTTTTATTCGCCTGGGTACTAGTTCGTTATAATTTCCCTGGTAAAAAAATCTTAGATTCACTTGTGGATCTTCCTTTTACTCTTCCAACAGCGGTTGCAGGGATTGCACTTACCACAATTTATGCTCCCAACGGTTTTATCGGTAAATATCTTACGCCATATGGGATCAAGATCGCATACACTCCTATCGGGATTGTGATCGCTTTAGTATTCATCGGATTCCCTTTCGTAGTCAGAACAGTACAACCAATCTTAGAAGATCTTCCTAAAGAATTGGAAGAAAGTGCTTATTGTTTGGGAGCAAGTAGATTCCAAACATTTACAAAAGTTATTTTACCTGAATTAATTCCTTCTCTACTTGCAGGAACCAGTATGGCGTTTGCAAGAGGGATAGGAGAATACGGATCGGTAGTTTTTATCTCAGGAAACCTTCCAGGTAAAACTGAAATTCTTCCGTTACTCATAGTTACCAAGTTGGAACAGTATGAATATGCAAAAGCAACTGGGATTGCAGTTTTGATGTTGGTTCTTTCGTTTACGATTATGTTTGGGATCAACTATCTTCAAAACAGAGCTTCTAGGAGACTTGGATGA
- the cysW gene encoding sulfate ABC transporter permease subunit CysW: protein MKETESVWIRLALIFSVLVLAFIILILPITVVFLEAFAQGWEAYLQGLQDSDTIAAMLMTLKVAGIAVPLNTAFGLTAAFLLTRFEFPGKNILLTIIDSPFAVSPVISGLIFLLLFGKQGWMGDILEEWNIKIVFNTPGLVIATVFITLPFVARELIPLMQSQGKEEEEAGILLGASLYQTFIKIIIPNIKWGLLYGLILCNARAMGEFGAVSVLSGHIRGKTNTLPLQIEMLYNEYNSVGAFSAASVLVFLSLLTLLLKTILERNLHRKEEIEIPETTGLGKENNTNVQVSKS, encoded by the coding sequence ATGAAAGAAACAGAATCCGTTTGGATCCGCTTGGCTTTGATCTTTTCGGTCTTAGTTCTTGCATTCATTATCCTAATCCTACCCATCACCGTGGTCTTTTTAGAAGCGTTTGCCCAAGGTTGGGAGGCGTATTTACAAGGATTACAAGACAGTGATACAATTGCTGCAATGTTAATGACATTGAAAGTAGCTGGGATTGCAGTTCCTTTGAACACAGCATTCGGATTAACCGCTGCATTTCTTTTAACCAGATTTGAATTTCCTGGTAAAAACATTCTGCTTACGATCATAGATTCTCCTTTTGCAGTTTCTCCTGTAATTTCTGGACTGATCTTCCTATTACTTTTTGGAAAACAGGGTTGGATGGGAGATATATTAGAAGAATGGAATATTAAAATTGTATTCAATACTCCAGGACTTGTGATCGCAACCGTATTTATCACACTTCCATTTGTTGCAAGAGAATTGATCCCACTCATGCAAAGCCAGGGAAAAGAAGAAGAGGAAGCAGGTATTTTACTGGGTGCCTCTCTCTACCAAACCTTTATCAAAATTATTATCCCAAATATTAAATGGGGACTTTTATACGGACTCATACTTTGTAATGCAAGGGCCATGGGCGAATTCGGAGCAGTTTCCGTTTTGTCCGGACATATTCGAGGAAAGACGAATACCCTTCCTTTACAGATAGAAATGTTATATAACGAGTACAACTCAGTTGGGGCATTTTCAGCTGCATCAGTACTCGTATTTCTTTCCTTACTTACCTTACTCTTAAAAACAATTTTAGAAAGAAATCTTCATCGCAAAGAAGAAATAGAGA